The Aedes albopictus strain Foshan chromosome 2, AalbF5, whole genome shotgun sequence region aggcctccgtctttatccctgcatatttcggctcgtggcacgaagccgttgcgggatgcgttgagcttctgatagaacttccgtgtttcttgggaacggcactgcagttccatttcttcacactccgcttcttccaggcggcgctttttctctcgaaagaggcgggtctgctgtttccgcttctgtttgtaacgttccacgttctgtcgagtcccttgctgcagcattaccgccctcgctgcgttcttctcctccaaaaccgttctgcactcttcgtcgaaccattcgttccgtcgattccgttccacgtacccgatggtgctctcggctgcgtcgttgatggctgctttcactgtactccagcagtcctctagaggggcctcatcgagctcgccctcgtctggcaacgcggcttcgagattctgcacgtatgctgtggcgacatccggttgcttcagtcgctctaggttgtaccgtggcggtcgccggtaccgtacattgttgatgacggagagttttgggcgcagtttgaccatcaccagatagtggtcggagtcgatgttggcgccacgataggtcctgacgtcgataatgtcggagaagtgccgcccgtcaatcagaacgtggtcgatttgagattccgtctgctgtggtgatctccaggtgtaacgataagggaggctgtgttggaaaaaggtgctacgtatggccatatttttggaggcggcgaaatcaatgagccgtaggccgttttcgttcgtttgctggtgggcgctaaacttaccaatcgtcggtctgaattcctcctcctggcctacctgagcgttcaaatctcctatgatgatcttgacgtcgtggcttgggcagcggtcgtactcgcgttcgagctgcgcgtaaaatgcgtccttgtcatcatcagtacttccggagtgtgggctgtgcacgtttattatgctttgttgaagaatcggcccttgatcatcaacctgcacattctttcgtcgatcggccaccaaccgatcacgcgcctctgcatatcacccatcacgatgaaagctgttcccagctcgcgtgtgttgccgcagctctggtagatggtatgattacctctaaacgttcgcaccatggatcctgtccaacacacctcctgcagcgctacgatgccgaacccgcggtccttcagtagatcggcgagtatgcgggtactcccaatgaagttgagagatcggcagttccacgtaccgagtttccaatcgcaagtcctttttgttcgctggggtcgttgccgttggtctcggttcgtattattctgttgctgattttccgttacaatggtttttacggctggctcgtagggcctgacaccaaccccctactttccggaggaccatagtgcacagttgagcttagagttcttccctggcactcggacgtagatcagccgcccctaacatggggatcagacgctgttgtgagccgctcctcctggagaacagacgctcaggtttaccgaagcaaacccccccttccctgtcagcctacgaccaaagttcccaccggggttggttacccgatcttccctaaggttgctcatagtttccggccggtaccgcgtggaggtagggataggagttgctgggcagaggctagtggatcacaatgggatctgaactgcgcagcatacccagcctttaccgtgcctaatTCATTAactacatcgaccagttaagtaatttgcctacggaggtCACTACCATAGATATAAtattccatcttagacgagtttacatcaaagtcagtggggtgacacggctgtcaaactcggtacatcgccgttccacccatcatcatttttggtacggcgcgttttggtacccactttttggtcggtttaccctaacttgctcctgattttcgggtgtgtgtctcgtgtgttgctagtgcttatttcagaaattacacattttaaatgaaatcgttgtttttgatgattgtttctctttctttatcactttgcacgatattatatgtagcagcgaagcagcgtcgatgtttccagcgcatattttccatgaattgagcaatcaaaacaaaacattggacgccttgttgaattgaatgctgggtagatgattctggccctttgtCATCCCCCTGATCAAAGTTAACTAAATAaacttttgattgattgattttttccaaactctctaaaacgcctaacagtatgcaatgcgcatacatccattcgtaattgccagtgttcatatcgccccgaatcgacgacaacattaaaattgccattttgaaaaaaaatctgaacaaaaataaaatacttcagccattgctaaatctgcgtattcATGCAGATAggtaacaattcatttgtttttttgtcgacacactcaaacactcgtaaaaaCTTATTTGCTACTGctccgaaattataagaatttcggcatatgaaaaacatatttcaatttaaaTGACATtttgttattttgaaggaatataaatgatttttttgaaaaaaaaaatagaacaataacttgttcttttacacttatgcattgaaagtttaacataaaagtcagcCGTTTTGGGGTATCCGTTTCGCCCCTgtggtccattatgccccgatcttcCCTATTGATTTCAATTAGAACAATAACTCTTAAGTTTAACAGGCAGACCAACTTTTAGTTGGAACGTAGcgacagaataaaaaaaaaacaaaaaaggaaCAGAACGACCCAAATTTTGAAATCAACTTTAGATTTTTACCGCAGAGCCAAATAAACTGTTCGAGTAAAAATGATTAATACATTGAAATAATAACATTATCAACCCCACAGACGATGGTGAATCATTCCATCACCTCACCATTTTATAAATTTCCTACTATTGATTTATTCTAATTTCAGAAATAAACGCAGTTAATTTGAAGGGCCCCACAAATTTGGAAATCATCCAAACCTgtctcgaaataaaaaaaaaaaaaaaactacattgtTATTTACATTTTATGACATCATTTAACTTATTGGCTGTACCAAAAGAGGAGAATTGTATTCTGATCAATACCGTACTTTTTCAAGTAGAAGTACTATACTACGTTTCATTAGAATTAACACTCACCGTCGGTAATTATGGCTTTAGCAAGAGCGGTGACTATCCATTAATCGAATCAGGTAATGAAGCCACGGTTAACAGCATGAACTGACGGCACTAGTATGTACAAATCACTTTACATCACAAGCTTCAAATGAACAATACTAAAACTATCTAAAATATGTTTCTTCTTGTTTCCCGCAAACTCCATAAAGACTATTAAAATGAGTTTAAAGTTTCATGGACGGTGAAGTTTTCGAATTGTCTATACGCGCGAAAAATCAAATCCAGGTAGCAACACTAACGTTTATATTCAAACTTATCCATCAGAGTTCAAAGAAAAACAGTAAATTTATTTTGGGAAACCAAATGCCACGACTAACAGCAACAACGGTGGGATCACGCGAAAAACGGGAAATCAAAAGTGAAAATACACACTCACGAGCCACCCCACAAGGTGGAAACTAAAAGTACAAAATCAGCTGTTGACCTCGCGAAATGCCGCATTAGACTGAATCTTGACCGGAGTGAATCGAATACTTTTGTGCAGTTTCAAATGTAAGGTTAGTGGGTATATTACGGATATATTCTCTGCTTGTATCGAGCGACGCGACGGTGACTGGGAGATATTCTCGTCAATATTTGCACTGCTCTCTTACTGTGCTAACATGGGTGACTTTTCTGGTTGCATTTTCCGTAGACTACACGCGACATTGTGGGGTTCTCTCCGCATGGCGCATATATCTAGCTAGATAGGTGATGACCAGGTTCTTGCGCGGGAAAAACAGCACATGTGCTTCGATGCCAAATTGAGCGTTTGAGAgagcccacaaaaaaaaaacagacatgcAAGTGAGCAGAATGCACCACGCGGTCGACAAGGACGTCTGTTGTCGTCGATTGGGTCAGCATGATGATGCGATTGCTCACGAAAGTGGATGTAGCGATAGACAGAAGGAGCGACTCGTATGCAGTTTTTGCGTAAAAGCTTTACTACGCCTTCCCGTATTAAAAAAATACGTTAAGCAAAACCGTGCTGAAGATGTGTGTGTGAATTCGAATCACTATACGGTTAACTTACTTTTCGCAATATTTATTCGTAAAGATAGGGtctgattgacttgaatttttgaacatagctagatactgcgccttcctgatcgtgtttcaaaaattatgtcaatcggttcgaaaatggccgagttatagcagcaagtgcccaaaataggtgctcctgcccacgTGGTCCCAGACCTTACTTCTGTGCGTCGTGACTTCTCCTTTGCATTTAGGAATAGTGGGAAGCATGGGTCACAGTAGATGTGAACACATGTAGAACTAAACTGAAGTAGCTCAAGTTGAGTACAACTATACTCAGAAGAAATGCATGGAAACGACCACAATTGTCAATGTCTTACAGGGATCGGAATTTGAGCGATTGAGCTATGGTTATATATGGTACCACATTGTTAAATACCACGCGCCTCCTTCTCCTTTAACTATTGCTGCTGTGACGAGTTCAATGGAGTCCCTTGGTAGGCATTTCACTTATAACATTGTGGCTTGTCTGCTATATAAGGATGCAAGATTTAACAGTGATCTAGCATTTATTGAAGAAAACATAGGGAACGACCAAGAGTTTGTTGCATAATAATTTtctttaggcattccttcaggagttcctctagggattgctctaggaattcctccacgaattcttttaggaatacctccaggcattcctccaagagttcctctaaggattacaatagggattcttccaggaattcatcctggtatTCATTCAGGATTaaattctgggatttctccacgaataccttcaagaattcaacctggatttgctccaggaattcctgcagaaattacttcaggaactcctgcagaaatttctccaggaattccttcagaaattacaacggcaatttctctaggaatttcttcaggaaatcatcctcccggagtttatacaggcattattccaagtattcctccagggattcctgcatgaattcctccttagattcctctaggaattccttcaaggatttttttctggaaatactcccgggttttctttagagattctcgcaggaatttatgcaggaattattCCAGTTATTCCACcacccaagaaacaattattaCTTTaggaaatgtttctcaaagcagagTTTTAAGGCTGCAAGCTGGAGAATATTTATTTACTTGAATTGAAACTatacttcaactcttgttcgcccagaAATGGGAATCTACTCAACCAACAACCGGTTTACAAGCTTCAAAAATTTTCgtttattcaatgatcgtacTGCGGTTGGTTCAACGTTTAAACCATCAGCATATTAGAAACTCTTTTTAAACGTTTCTTAAACTAAGTTGTATGATGTTTTGTTGTTTAAATGCCTAAGAAATGTCTAAGAAACAATTATTGCAAATTTGCAGCTAGATTCATGATAACAACCATGCTTCGACAATTATTCCACTCTAATACaataaaaacatgttgaacaacgTTTCACTGAAAATGTGTTCAACGGTGttgtttaaaagtttaacattATTCTAAAGAACGCCAATTTCATTACACTGTTCAACGATATTAGTGCAACTGAATATGGTAACTAAACAAGTGTTATTACACTTTGTTTGAGCTACTTGTTCCATTGTGCATCATAAGTGGAATAACAGCATCTTACGTGGTGGAAACAGCTAGTGTTCAATCATTATTACAACACTATTAAGGAGAAcgttgtgtggcggagaaggatgaaccacgagcacgctgcactttacggccaacccagcatccagaaggtggccaaagccggaaggatacggtgggcagggcatgttgcaagattgccggacaacaaccctgcaaagctggtgtttgcaactgatccggttggcacaagaaggcgtggagcgcagagagcacgatgggcggaccaggtggagcgtgacctggcgagcattgggcgcgaccgaggatggagaacggcagccacacaccgagtattgtggcgtactattgttgattatgtcttgtcttaaatgtgatgttgaacaaataaatgtatgaatATATgtatacctccaaggatttttccaaggatttttgaaCCAGGAATTGGTtcatgggatttctctagaaattccaccaggaattccttccgggattcctccaggaatttaccatACCATtaccgaagattccttcaggagttcctccgaagattcctccattaattcatccagatattccctcaagaattcttcttggaattcctctaggaattacttcagaaatttctccagggattcctcccagaattcctatacagatttctccagaatttcattcaggggtTCCTATAGGAAAgcttccagggatagttcttcggaagtaccccaagaattcctccagggatttttccaagaatttcgcagggatccatccaagaatttctgcagaatttctcttaggattcctctaggaatttctcatgaggtttcttcagaaatttgtccagggattcctgccagaattcctctagggaatcctccgggaattcatttaAGGATTCCATTGGGGTttctccctggatgaatttctacagtaagtcctccagaaatttctcctagaattcctccagtgtttcctccaggtattcctgcaggagtacCTTCTCCAAGaactgctctagaaattcctttaggaaaccgtccaaaacttcctccaaagattcctccataaatttgtttaggaaattctcccaggattcttcaagcgaattctccagaaatttctctaaagattcatttttcttaggtgatcgactgtatgttgtcttcagttatgttgctggcttttcagtcttctgggagaatcaaaacaactatatgttttcttgattcgacgtttcggtccttattggaccttttagGATACGAAAGGATACGAAGTATACGAAAGTCTAGTTGTTTTTCGTTATCGTGTTTGTTTGAACAGTTAACCGCCATTTATGTTTAATTTTCTTGAAATGTTTTTACTATAGGAAAACTAGTTTAAAAATATATACTATCGGAATCCGTCCCACTGTGTGTTGCACTGTGCAATTATTCAGGtcaaaaattttagaaattcgTTCATCATCTCTCCCAGggatccaagattttttccagaattgtctgaatattttttgaattacctgaaggatttctagaggaattcctccagcgatttgttttggaattctttaagataattttaagGGATACAGGAGTCTGAAAATCTTCATAATTATCTcagagaaatctttaaggaattcgtCCACAGGTTTTGGAATCAGATATTCAGGAGTTCATCCAACAATACctcctgcagctcctgcaaaagaGTTTCATCAATAATTCatcctgcaattctttcaggaatatatcctgttattcttttacagtcactgtgacttacatcAAACATACAAGTACTAACATGCAAGAAGCGCTATtagacatttctgcaggaatttttcatgaaattttaccacgaattcctctagaaatcgctTTCTTGTTTTcaatcgaatccactttcgaacaaAAAACTCTCTTCTTTGTTTGATTTCGTTCCGTATCGTTATTTTTCTGCTGTAACTTTACCACTGTGTTTACCCGTGTCAAACAGTTTTAATATAGTCGCATTTTGCTTTGACCTGTAGTTAAAGGTTGTGTGAACATTAGTGCAGTGAAAATTTACGTATTGATAGTGAATTGATAGAGAAAACGTCGTTTTGATTTCGTCAGTGAACTCTGTTTTCCTATTCGCTGTTCCCTTTGTGCACTTTTCCGGCTACCGTACTTTTCGGATAGACATAGCTACGCTGTTGCATCCAACTCTTGCGTGCAAGTTAGAGCATCTCCACCGGTGTAACAAATTCTGTCTCATCATGTCTACTGCGTGTGATCATTGCGCTAAGCCTGTTAAATCAGATGAAGAGTCAGTTACTTGTATGGCGTTCTGTGACAGGATGATCCATTTACGGTGCTCTGCCAACGCGAAGCTCAACAAACCTTTCATGAACATTGTTCAATCTTGTCCAAATCTAGCTTGGATGTGCGATGAATGCGCCAAGCTCATGAAATGTTGTCGGTTCAAATCAGCCATGGTGTCTTTTGGCTGTGCGCTCGAGGCGATTACCGAGAAGCAAGAACAGGCCCATGCTGAATTAAGGAAGGAAATAGCTAAGCAAGGACAGCAGATTGCTCAGTTGTCAAAGGGGATTGCATTGTCAACTCCGACACTCTTGAAGCCTGAACTCCCCCCACGTCAACCTCCACTGAAACGACGCCGCCATGAAATCTCGCCTAGTAAACCACTTGTTGGTGGCACTAAAGTGGCAACGGAGGACAACGCTTTTACCGAGGTTCTTACAGTTCCCGAACCCAAAGAACTGTTCTGGCTGTATCTTTCTCGCATCCATCCAAGCGTTAAACCAGAATCTATCGAAAAGTTAGTCAAGGATTGTGTACAATGTGAAGACCTTGTTAAGGTTGTGCCGCTGATCAAAAAGGATGCTGACATGAGTCGCTTGAGTTTCATCTCGTACAAAATTGGATTAGATCCTAAATTGCGTGAAATTGCACTGAGTGCAGAAACATGGCCTAAGGGAATTCTGTTCCGCGAATTTGAAAACGGAAACTCAAAAAACATGTGGTTACCTCGTCTGGACTCGCCGACCGTGACAATTTCTCCAGTGCCTGGACCATCTCAATACTCAACTCCAACCACGGGGGTCGAACCGATGTGTTGATACCAGACAAGACGCTATTATCGCAACCTAGACGCAGCGCAGACTATGTATTTTCGTCTTCTCCAAATAATTACCATCGCATCCTTAATATCCGGATACCGGGACGCAACTTTGCCGCCAGCCCTGAGGAAGCCTCTATTCCACTCACCGCAGTCGAGCCTTTCCTGCCAGCGACctccagtcgtcccggtcctgcgtgTGAGCTGGGAGATGAGGTCTTCCAAACTCCTGAAACCGGCAAGTACAATCAATTATCAAGTTTTGCATCGCCTGAAAGCTTTTCGGTTTCCAGACAAGCGGTTCCGTTACCCCGGATACATCAAGCTTCTACTGTGATTCGCATCAATTCGCTACCGGGACGCACGTTTGCCGCTAGCCCTGACGAAGTCTTGGAGTCTCCCAATGCAGTCGAACGTTTCCCGCCGGAGACCATCAGTCGTCCTAGTCCTGAGATAGAGATAATCAACGAGGTCCTCCGAATTCCTAGTACCGCTTTGACCAACGTAGTCTCCAATACGACACCGGGACGCACATTTGCCGCCAGTCTTAAGGAAGCCCCTGATCCTCCCAACACAGTCGAGCCCTtcccgccagcgaccagcagtcgtcccggtcctgtgtttgggatGGTTGATGGGGTCTTCCGAACTCCTAGCATCGGCAAGTATAGTGAACCAATAAATATTGCGCCACCTGAAAGCATTTCGGTTTGCAGGAAAACCGCCGGTATTCCCTCCCGACAAACGACATCCGATACTGCTCGAACTCGTCACAGTTCTACCCACTGCTCAACTTCGACCAACGTAGTCTCCGATTCGACACCGGGACGCACAATTGCCGCCAGTCTTGAGGAAGCCCCTGATCCTCCCAGCACAGTCGAGCCCTtcccgccagcgaccagcagtcgtcccggtcctgtgtttgggacGGTTGATGGGGTCTTCCGAGCTCCTAGCATCGGCAAGTATAGTGAACCAATAAACATTGCGCCACCTGAAAGCATTTCGGTTTGCAGGAAAACCGCCGGTATTCCCTCCCGACAAACGACATCCGATACTGCTCGAACTCGTCACAGTTCTACCCACTGCTTAACTTCGACCAACGTAGTCTCCGATTCGACACCGGGACGCACAATTGCCGCCAGTCTTGAGGAAGCCCCTGATCCTCCCAGCACAGTCGAGCCCTtcccgccagcgaccagcagtcgtcccggtcctgtgtttgggacGGTTGATGGGGTCTTCCGAGCTCCTAGCATCGGCAAGTATAGTGAACCAATAAACATTGCGCCACCTGAAAGCATTTCGGTTTGCAGGAAAACCGACGGTACTCCTTCCAGACAAACGACATCCGACACTGCTCGAACTCGTCACAGTTCCACCCACTGCTCAGCTTCGACCAACGTAGTCTCCGATTCGACACCGGGACGCACATTTGCCGCCAGTCTTGAGGAAGCCCCTGATCCTCCCAGCACAGTCGAGCCCTtcccgccagcgaccagcagtcgtcccggtcctgtgtttgggatGGTTGACGGGGTCTTCCGAACTTCAGCTATCGGCAAGTATAATCAACAAGTTATTACTTCTCCACATGATGGCTTCCCGATTTCCAGTGCTGCGACCCCTCGGCAAATTGACCCCTCGGACATTACAGTTTACTACCAAAATGTAGGCGGGATGAACGGCCTCCTGGAAGACTACCATTTAGCTGTGTTGGACCAGTGCTTCGATGTCATCGTCTTAATCGAAACATGGCTAGACCCCCGTACTACCTCTAGCTGCATTTTTGGAGATGCATACGAAGTTTTCCGCTGCGATAGGAATGCAAATAACAGTCGAAAGGCTACTGGAGGAGGCGTCCTCGTAGCAGTTCATTCCAGGCTAAaagctaggctgatcgagaacgaTTCATGGAACATCATTGAACAAGTTTGGGTGGTAATCCAGCTTGGCGACCGCCAACTTTTCCTATGCGCGTTATACATCCCTCCGGATCGGGTTCGAGATGTGGATCTTATCGATGCACATTGTAACTCTGTCGCAGTTGTTACGAATATCGCAAATCTTTGTGACGAAACGATGGTGCTGGGCGATTTCAACCTTTCCGGCATAGCTTGGTTCCCAACTCACAGTGGTTTTCTTCGTCCTGATCACGAGCATTCTACTTTTCACGTCGGAGCGGTAAATCTTCTAGACAGCTACAGTACCGCCACTCTATTTCAAATCAATAGCGTTTTGAACGAAAGCAACCGTGTGCTTGACCTCTGTTTTGTGAGTGGTCGCAGTACTGCTCCTAGTATCTCGATGGCTCCAGCTCCTCTAGTTAAGGTTGTTCGCCATCATCCACCTTTATTAGTCGCCATCGAAACAAATGTCGTTCGCGATTTTATCAACAACCGATCTGCTGTGTCTTACGATTTCCGGAGAGCTGATATACGTAGCATAGCTGAAGTGTTGTCTGACCTGGATTGGGAGCTCATCCTAGATGCATTCGACGTGAACATCGCAGCGCAAACCTTTTCCAACATCTTGGGGTATGTCATTGATCGACACGTTCCAAAGAAAGTCGTACGAACTGATTTCAAGGTTCCGTGGATGACCAGTGATCTTCGATCGCTGAAAAGGACCAAAAAGGCAGCCCTTAAACGATTTTCTAAATTTCGCACTATGCCACTGAAACACTATTACGTAAGATTGAACTACGAATACAAGCGTTTGAGTCGTTTCTGCTTCCAACGATATCAGAGGAGAATAGAGCGACGGCTTAAATCGCATCCGAAATCCTTCTGGAGCCACGTGAACGAGCAGCGTAAAGAAGCAGGGTTGCCATCGTCCATGGTATTGAACGGCGTAATCGGTTCAACGCAAGAGGAAATCTGCAATCTGTTTTCTACAAAATTCGCAAGTGTGTTTGAAAACGAACAGCTTTCCACTGATCACATCGCCAGCGCAGCACGAAACGTTCCCTTGGCTAATCAAACGCTCATTATTACTAGTGTAAACGTGGACACTATCTCGAAAGCGGCATCA contains the following coding sequences:
- the LOC134288233 gene encoding uncharacterized protein LOC134288233, which translates into the protein MAIRSTFFQHSLPYRYTWRSPQQTESQIDHVLIDGRHFSDIIDVRTYRGANIDSDHYLVMVKLRPKLSVINNVRYRRPPRYNLERLKQPDVATAYVQNLEAALPDEGELDEAPLEDCWSTVKAAINDAAESTIGYVERNRRNEWFDEECRTVLEEKNAARAVMLQQGTRQNVERYKQKRKQQTRLFREKKRRLEEAECEEMELQCRSQETRKFYQKLNASRNGFVPRAEICRDKDGGLDGRT